In Streptomyces sp. NBC_01707, a genomic segment contains:
- a CDS encoding carbohydrate ABC transporter permease, which translates to MVPFFVLFAAVMAAPIIYAVWMSLFQERASSGLGFGGTERAFAGFANFTNALSDQGFRESFLHIAVYCALYIPVMIGAALGLALLVDSAVARARKFFQLALFLPHAVPGLIASILWIYLYTPGLSPVLDWIGALGGSWNFFSDDHVLSSMVNLTAWQWIGYNMVIFYAALQAVPRELVEAAVVDGAGAIRTALQIKVPMIASAVVMTVLFTCVGAIQLFTEPKLFNQRGTSSVDTEWSPTLFIWKAGFVQHDYGLAAAASLMLAALGVLLSYVVTKLGNRWKSA; encoded by the coding sequence ATCGTTCCGTTCTTCGTTCTGTTCGCCGCCGTGATGGCGGCTCCGATCATCTATGCCGTGTGGATGAGCCTGTTCCAGGAGCGCGCCTCCTCCGGGCTCGGATTCGGCGGCACCGAGCGGGCCTTCGCCGGCTTCGCCAACTTCACCAACGCCCTGTCCGACCAGGGATTCCGGGAGTCCTTCCTGCACATCGCGGTCTACTGCGCGCTGTACATCCCGGTCATGATCGGCGCCGCGCTCGGACTGGCACTGCTCGTGGACTCCGCGGTCGCCCGGGCCAGGAAGTTCTTCCAGCTGGCGCTCTTCCTGCCGCACGCCGTGCCGGGTCTGATCGCCTCGATCCTGTGGATCTACCTCTACACACCCGGCCTCAGCCCGGTGCTCGACTGGATCGGCGCCCTCGGCGGTTCGTGGAACTTCTTCAGCGACGACCATGTGCTCTCGTCCATGGTGAACCTCACCGCTTGGCAGTGGATCGGCTACAACATGGTGATCTTCTACGCGGCGCTGCAGGCCGTACCGCGTGAGCTCGTCGAGGCCGCCGTCGTCGACGGCGCCGGAGCCATCCGTACCGCCCTGCAGATCAAGGTGCCGATGATCGCCTCCGCGGTCGTCATGACCGTGCTGTTCACGTGCGTCGGCGCGATCCAGCTCTTCACCGAGCCCAAGCTCTTCAACCAGCGGGGCACCTCGTCGGTGGACACCGAGTGGTCGCCGACCCTGTTCATCTGGAAGGCCGGCTTCGTCCAGCACGACTACGGACTCGCCGCCGCCGCCTCCCTCATGCTCGCCGCCCTCGGCGTGCTGCTCTCGTACGTCGTCACCAAGCTCGGAAACCGGTGGAAGTCCGCATGA
- a CDS encoding carbohydrate ABC transporter permease: MSTHTVTKESVPAQAPAAPSERSPAAAGRRHSPTHVLLSKGVVNGVLLLAAFYMLMPVSWLLFAATKNHRDLFATGGFSFGDFNLFANIHDVLTFNDGIYLRWFGNSLLYSVVGSAASALLCTATGYAFDKYDFRGKEKLFGLVLGGVLVPATVIQLPMYLLASEVGVVNTYWAILLPALVNPFGVYLARVFSEGYVPNEVLEAARVDGAGELRTFSRISLPMLAPGFMTIFLFSFTGSWNNFFGALVMLNDDSLYPVNLGLFMWNTNTAQQPEFYSLVITGSLIAVIPLIIAFIGLQRFWRSGLTAGAVK, encoded by the coding sequence ATGAGCACTCACACGGTCACCAAGGAATCCGTCCCTGCCCAGGCGCCGGCCGCTCCCTCCGAGCGCAGTCCCGCCGCGGCCGGCCGACGGCACAGCCCGACGCATGTGCTGCTCTCCAAGGGCGTCGTCAACGGAGTACTTCTCCTCGCCGCGTTCTACATGCTGATGCCGGTCAGCTGGCTGCTCTTCGCTGCCACCAAGAACCACCGTGACCTGTTCGCCACCGGTGGCTTCTCCTTCGGTGACTTCAACCTCTTCGCGAACATCCACGACGTCCTGACCTTCAACGACGGCATCTATCTGCGCTGGTTCGGCAACAGTCTGCTGTACTCGGTGGTCGGCTCGGCCGCCTCCGCGCTGCTGTGCACCGCCACCGGCTACGCCTTCGACAAGTACGACTTCCGGGGCAAGGAGAAGCTGTTCGGTCTGGTGCTCGGCGGCGTCCTGGTACCCGCCACGGTGATCCAGCTGCCGATGTATCTGCTCGCCTCCGAGGTCGGCGTCGTCAACACCTACTGGGCGATCCTGCTGCCCGCCCTGGTGAACCCGTTCGGCGTGTATCTCGCCCGGGTCTTCTCCGAGGGGTACGTACCCAACGAGGTCCTCGAGGCGGCGCGGGTGGACGGCGCGGGCGAGCTCCGCACGTTCAGCCGGATCTCGCTGCCGATGCTCGCCCCAGGCTTCATGACCATCTTCCTGTTCTCCTTCACCGGGAGCTGGAACAACTTCTTCGGCGCCCTGGTCATGCTCAACGACGACTCCCTCTACCCGGTCAACCTGGGCCTGTTCATGTGGAACACGAACACGGCCCAGCAGCCCGAGTTCTACTCGCTGGTGATCACCGGCTCGCTCATCGCCGTCATTCCGCTGATCATCGCGTTCATCGGCCTGCAGCGCTTCTGGCGATCCGGTCTGACCGCGGGTGCGGTGAAGTGA
- a CDS encoding hydroxyacid dehydrogenase, whose amino-acid sequence MFVPEGTVLNSPDRIPAGRRPVTVLAMGGEIHRTLLAGGALERLGLIAAVDTSLLVTEYAAADPAVLADTEVLFTHWGSPQLTDEALRLMPRLRAVVHAAGSVKHHVTAAVWDRGIAVSSAAAANALPVAEFTLAAILFANKRVLGAARRYRETRGAFDLLPHFAGQGNYLRTIGIVGASRIGRRVIELLRPFDLEVLLHDPYVDKEDAAALGVERVGLDELVRRSHVVSIHAPQLPETRHMFDARLLALMADGSTLINTARGSLVDTRALTEELVSGRIHGVIDVTDPDHLPSDSPLYNLPNVLLTPHIAGSLGNELGRMAHWAIDEVERYAQGAPFAYGVGPDELQRSA is encoded by the coding sequence ATGTTCGTACCGGAAGGCACCGTCCTGAACAGCCCGGACCGCATCCCGGCCGGCCGACGACCGGTCACCGTGCTCGCCATGGGCGGCGAGATCCACCGCACCCTGCTGGCCGGCGGCGCCCTCGAGCGGCTCGGGCTCATCGCGGCGGTGGACACGTCGCTCCTGGTCACCGAGTACGCCGCCGCCGATCCCGCCGTGCTCGCCGACACCGAAGTCCTCTTCACCCACTGGGGCTCCCCGCAGCTCACCGACGAGGCACTGCGGCTCATGCCACGACTGCGGGCGGTCGTCCATGCGGCAGGTTCCGTCAAGCACCACGTCACCGCGGCGGTGTGGGATCGGGGCATCGCCGTCTCGTCCGCGGCCGCCGCCAACGCGCTTCCCGTCGCCGAATTCACCCTGGCCGCCATCCTGTTCGCCAACAAGCGGGTCCTCGGGGCCGCACGGCGCTACCGCGAGACACGGGGCGCCTTCGACCTCCTCCCGCACTTCGCCGGGCAGGGCAACTATCTGCGCACCATCGGCATCGTGGGTGCCTCGCGGATCGGCCGCCGGGTGATCGAACTGCTACGGCCGTTCGACCTGGAGGTCCTGCTGCACGATCCGTACGTGGACAAGGAGGACGCCGCCGCCCTCGGCGTGGAGCGCGTCGGTCTCGACGAGCTCGTCCGGCGCAGTCATGTGGTCTCCATCCACGCTCCCCAACTCCCCGAGACCCGCCACATGTTCGACGCGCGACTGCTCGCGCTGATGGCGGACGGGTCCACGCTCATCAACACCGCGCGCGGCTCGCTCGTCGACACCCGCGCCCTCACCGAGGAACTCGTGTCCGGCCGGATCCACGGCGTGATCGATGTGACGGACCCCGACCACCTGCCTTCCGACTCTCCGCTGTACAACCTGCCCAACGTCCTGCTGACCCCGCACATCGCCGGCTCCCTCGGCAATGAGCTCGGCCGCATGGCGCACTGGGCGATCGACGAAGTCGAGCGGTACGCGCAGGGTGCGCCCTTCGCGTACGGAGTCGGCCCCGACGAGCTGCAACGTTCGGCCTGA
- a CDS encoding HAD-IA family hydrolase, giving the protein MSRRARRVLVVGIDGVRLDTLRRLPTPHLDALARQGFLAPVRIDNDTPTMSGPCWATVVTGVTVAKHGVWSNDFTGHRLSVFPDFATRLTEQDGRRTFVAAGWEPLMLARGGGPLFRAPARTAYVSPAAHTPEGWDACDEQITEEAVRVLAGDDPEASFVYLGAPDETAHFLGCGSAYERAVLAADERLGRLLDAVRSRPSYENEDWTFLVVTDHGHADAGGHGGRTEEERTAWLIAAGPGISAGAVPRAVRHVDVTAQVFASLGRHADRHWTLDGRPFAAAPHAVLVDMDGTLVDTETLWLRTARETAMGLGHELGETDLPFVLGRAVADTAAHLHQVSGTGRSAQSVARELDAAFLAAVECETTVLPGALEFLDLLGDLDIPVALVSASSRPVVDAVLKLLGAERFRTTVAEGETPRTKPASDPYLAAARALGVDPAACLAVEDSPTGIASAEAAGCRVLAVPSFTEIPPASRRTALRDLRAMEPQTLWTAGLQAG; this is encoded by the coding sequence ATGTCTCGTCGCGCCCGCCGCGTCCTCGTCGTCGGCATCGACGGCGTGCGGCTCGACACCCTGCGCCGGCTGCCGACCCCGCACCTGGACGCCCTCGCACGGCAGGGCTTCCTCGCACCGGTCCGGATCGACAACGACACACCGACGATGTCGGGGCCGTGCTGGGCCACGGTCGTGACCGGTGTCACCGTCGCCAAGCACGGCGTGTGGAGCAACGACTTCACCGGCCACCGTCTCTCCGTCTTCCCCGACTTCGCGACCCGGCTCACGGAACAGGACGGACGGCGCACCTTCGTCGCGGCCGGCTGGGAGCCCCTGATGCTCGCCCGCGGCGGAGGCCCGCTCTTCCGGGCCCCGGCGAGGACCGCGTACGTCTCGCCCGCCGCGCACACCCCCGAAGGCTGGGACGCGTGCGACGAGCAGATCACCGAAGAGGCCGTACGGGTGCTGGCCGGAGACGACCCGGAGGCCTCGTTCGTCTACCTCGGTGCGCCCGACGAGACAGCACACTTCCTGGGCTGCGGCAGCGCGTACGAGCGTGCCGTGCTGGCGGCCGACGAACGCCTAGGACGGCTCCTCGACGCGGTGCGGTCCCGGCCCTCGTACGAGAACGAGGACTGGACGTTTCTCGTGGTCACCGACCACGGTCATGCGGACGCGGGTGGGCACGGCGGCCGCACCGAGGAGGAGCGCACCGCCTGGCTGATCGCGGCGGGGCCCGGCATCTCGGCGGGTGCTGTCCCCCGCGCCGTCCGCCATGTCGACGTCACCGCCCAGGTGTTCGCCTCGCTCGGCCGGCACGCCGACCGGCACTGGACGCTGGACGGGCGGCCCTTCGCCGCCGCCCCGCACGCCGTCCTCGTCGACATGGACGGCACACTCGTGGACACCGAGACGCTGTGGCTGCGGACCGCGCGGGAGACCGCGATGGGGCTCGGCCACGAGCTGGGCGAGACCGACCTGCCCTTCGTCCTGGGCCGCGCGGTCGCCGACACGGCCGCTCATCTCCATCAGGTCTCCGGGACCGGCCGCAGCGCGCAGTCCGTGGCCCGGGAACTCGACGCGGCCTTCCTGGCCGCCGTCGAGTGCGAAACCACGGTGCTGCCCGGCGCGTTGGAATTCCTTGATCTGCTCGGGGACCTGGACATTCCCGTGGCGCTGGTCTCGGCGTCCTCGCGCCCCGTGGTGGACGCGGTGCTCAAACTGCTCGGCGCGGAGCGGTTCCGTACGACGGTCGCCGAAGGCGAGACGCCTCGTACCAAGCCCGCGTCCGATCCCTATCTCGCGGCGGCGCGGGCGCTCGGTGTGGACCCTGCGGCGTGCCTCGCCGTGGAGGACAGCCCGACGGGCATCGCCTCGGCCGAGGCCGCAGGTTGCAGGGTGCTCGCGGTTCCCTCCTTCACGGAGATCCCACCTGCGTCACGAAGGACGGCTCTGCGCGATCTGCGGGCGATGGAGCCACAGACCTTGTGGACCGCGGGACTCCAGGCCGGGTAG